Proteins from one Oncorhynchus tshawytscha isolate Ot180627B linkage group LG16, Otsh_v2.0, whole genome shotgun sequence genomic window:
- the LOC112235199 gene encoding tensin-2 isoform X1 encodes MGCVLTAEPCCGEEAEPVPVVRGSLTRRGPERSNSGRMRLTKTGKGEPHVFKEKTFKKNRQCGVCRQSVDNTGSFCRVCKTATHKNCETKVTTACIPALPPDLQGKGTAPSRHIQHLGSTRSLTYNKQRNTLSRSISVDRVMERVMERHYDFDLTYITERIISVFFPPLLDEQRYRLNLKEVTAMLRSKHQDKFLLFNLSERHHDITRMNPKVLDFGWPDFHAPPLDKICAMCKAMETWLTSDPQHVVVLHCKGNKGKTGVIIAAYMHYSKISAGADQALSTLAMRKFCEDKVSCSLQPSQNRYIYYFGGLLSGAIKMNSSLLLLHQVLIPTLPNFQGKGGYFPFLKIYQSMQLVYTSGIYDLKGSVGRRLCVTIEPALLLKGDIMVKCYHRRAQGAERDTVFRLQFHTCTIHGAQLWFGKGELDEACTDERFPSDATVEFVFSSGPEKMKGREYQRNDPAVTVDYNTADPVVRWDSYENFNQRYQDSLDDIAHTRGPVDGSLYAQIKKRLSAPGSGSLTSTNGSPAGTSEERPSQSQLLSPSSDSLTHSGHSSALPEHPEESRGLPPPTRQEREDLDRLLGGIEGERDGLDRERETAILDDGDLSSEHTGTLRLDRSCSCRVGYHSQRCAEPGCDRLHLMSSGYCRDRAPGTNGHPGSPPLTNPATVPSHMDLCQHYSPHPQPHQALPPPDLVWNRQQGPPHYLHHEGPSRHPSLCPYPSQDLTSHPHTLHPGRLLCRSDDYGPYHHPPSHTHHHPHHPKSSGSYQDMLLLDGMPPPGCPCRDCLIRREDSAFHSLRLERGESFHWDREAELQHREAGLRRVRESELPRGAEMHWEREAGGLRRGREMSLHWERDREAELQWERERKADYWHRRAYRLQDHELPAFSFDPLPSGHPAYPEASCSHGHAHLDLKYSSSSGYQTPHQVCLCSHYQPSPSESRGYASGYQSESTSPLPPPSTLSGPCSHTRGPADHHPEAHTQQFPSESQTDGRGVSENVSWRDHISQGSFKRMHPSRDVPCSTPSDLSRPPTPVLTSSPLCTQESLSVSVHSLVGSTDIVNSDCESVQSQDRPGSAAAQGSQVSQQHIPDPLQSTSVTPTPSPTQPNSRWTTLTATQPPSPYQPQNHSATSSPYQPQNHSATSSPYQPQNHSATSSPYQPQNRSATSSPYQPQNHSATSSPYQPQNHSATSSPYQPQNHSATSSPYQPQNHSATSSPYQPQNHSATPSPHQPQNHSATPSPHQPQNHSATSSPHQPQNHSATPSPHQPQNHSATSSPHQPQNHSATSSPHQPQNHSATSSPHQPQNHSATSSPHQPQNHSATPSPHQPQNHSATSSPHQPQNHSATSSPHQPQNHNATPSPHQPQNHSATSSPHQPQNHSATSSPQQPQNHRATYSPHQPQNHSATSSPHQPQNHSAKSSPHQPQNHSATSSPQQPQNHSATSSPHQPQNHSATSSPHQPQNHSATYSPHQPQNHSTTPSPHQPQNHSTTPSPHQPQNHSATFSPHQPQNYIATSSPSTTTGQPSNHCHPATPTQTPTEKASLTGPKTTHPTETAVLPPVAQPQFQSPNPVPGACPLRKLTTEVPKSSSTLTSAPSSPQPPISSLEGFPSSEPPVPGFATLGRRLMLVTEPPGPLQHHPGMEGSTSGHSPAPEVHTTPTFPISATGCYPPSVPHVPYLSYTAVTIPQCPLPEKRGQSAQPGSPNCGVRTLRPTPSQHHVTFSPTVGEMAPPAGQGEGVLSLESEMAGRVNVTFVQDNSRFWYKPGISRDQAIAALKEREPGAFLIRDSNSFQGAYGLALKVATPPANLNNPSSRVVDPLEQLVRHFLIETGPRGVKIKGCQNEPHFGSLSALVYQHSITPISLPCSLRIPEKDPIGEMQELQSTASNMSTASDLLKQGAACNVLYLNSVETESLTGPQAISRATGATLAQNPRPAATVVHFKVSSQGITLTDSQRRVFFRRHYPVNSVTFSSIDPQDRRWTNSDSTTSKVFGFVAKKPGSMAENVCHLFAELDPEQPASAIVNFINKVMLGPQRR; translated from the exons ACAGGGAAGGGGGAGCCCCATGTCTTCAAGGAGAAAACATTTAAGAAGAACCGTCAGTGTGGGGTGTGTCGTCAGAGTGTGGACAACACGGGGTCCTTTTGCCGAG tGTGTAAAACAGCCACTCACAAGAACTGCGAGACAAAG GTGACCACAGCTTGCATCCCAGCTCTCCCGCCTGATCTG CAGGGCAAAGGAACTGCTCCATCCCGACACATCCAACACCTG gGCTCCACAAGGTCTTTGACTTACAACAAACAGAGGAACACCCTCTCCAG GAGTATCAGTGTGGACCGTGTGATGGAGAGAGTCATGGAGCGTCATTATGACTTTGACCTGACCTACATCACTGAGAGGATCATCTCCGTGTTCTTCCCCCCTCTGCTGGACGAGCAGCGCTACCGTCTCAACCTCAAGGAGGTGACCGCCATGCTCAGGTCCAAGCACCAGGACAAGTTCCTG CTCTTCAACCTCTCTGAACGACACCATGACATCACCCGCATGAATCCAAAG GTCCTTGACTTCGGCTGGCCTGACTTCCATGCCCCTCCCCTGGACAAGATCTGTGCCATGTGTAAGGCCATGGAGACGTGGCTGACCTCCGACCCCCAGCATGTGGTGGTCCTGCACTGCAAG GGCAACAAGGGCAAAACAGGAGTGATTATTGCAGCCTACATGCACTACAGCAAGATCTCTGCAGG GGCAGACCAGGCCCTCAGCACCCTGGCCATGAGGAAGTTCTGCGAGGACAAGGTATCTTGCTCCCTCCAACCGTCCCAAAACAG gtataTCTACTACTTTGGGGGGCTCCTCTCTGGGGCGATCAAGATGAACAGCAGTCTGCTACTCCTCCACCAGGTCCTCATCCCCACGCTTCCTAACTTCCAGGGCAAAGGAG GTTACTTCCCCTTCCTGAAGATCTACCAGTCCATGCAGCTGGTCTATACATCAGGGATATA TGACTTGAAGGGTTCTGTAGGCAGAAGACTGTGTGTGACCATTGAGCCTGCACTGCTGCTGAAGGGAGACATCATG gTGAAGTGTTACCACAGACGGGCACAGGGTGCAGAGAGGGACACAGTGTTCAGACTGCAGTTCCACACCTGCACCATCCACGGGGCCCAGCTATGGTTCGGCAAGGGGGAGTTGGATGAGGCCTGTACTG ATGAACGATTTCCCTCGGATGCCACTGTGGAGTTTGTCTTCTCCTCGGGACCAGAGAAAATGAAAG GGCGTGAGTACCAGAGAAATGACCCTGCTGTCACAGTGGACTACAACACAGCTGATCCAGTGGTGCGCTGGGACTCCTATGAGAACTTCAACCAGCGCTATCAAGACAGCCTTGATG acaTAGCCCACACCAGGGGTCCAGTGGACGGAAGTCTGTACGCCCAGATAAAGAAGCGTCTCTCAGCCCCAGGCTCTGGCTCCCTGACCTCCACCAATGGCAGTCCAGCAGGCACCAGCGAGGAGAGGCCCAGTCAGAGCCAGCTGCTCTCTCCCAGCTctgactctctcactcactccggCCACTCGTCTGCCCTCCCAGAGCATCCAGAGGAGTCCAGAGGGCTCCCGCCACCCACccggcaggagagagaggacctGGACCGACTGCTGGGGGGCatcgagggggagagggatggcctggacagagagagggagactgccaTCCTGGACGATGGGGACTTGTCGTCTGAGCATACAGGCACCCTGAGGCTCGACCGCTCCTGTTCTTGCCGGGTGGGCTACCACTCCCAGCGCTGTGCCGAGCCCGGCTGTGACCGACTCCACCTCATGTCCAGTGGCTACTGCCGGGACAGAGCTCCGGGCACCAACGGCCACCCTGGGTCACCGCCCTTGACTAACCCTGCCACCGTCCCCTCACACATGGACCTGTGTCAGCACTACAGCCCACACCCTCAACCCCATCAGGCCCTGCCTCCCCCTGACCTGGTATGGAACCGCCAACAGGGCCCTCCACACTACCTGCACCATGAGGGACCCTCTCGTCACCCCTCTCTGTGCCCCTATCCATCCCAGGACCTGACCTCTCACCCCCACACCCTTCATCCCGGGCGCCTGCTCTGTAGAAGTGATGACTATGGTCCGTACCAccaccctccctcacacacacaccatcaccctcACCACCCCAAGTCCTCCGGGTCCTACCAAGATATGCTGCTGCTGGACGGCATGCCACCCCCTGGCTGCCCCTGCCGGGACTGCCTCATCAGGAGGGAGGATTCAGCCTTCCACAGCCTGCGGCTGGAGCGAGGAGAGAGCTTCcactgggacagagaggcagaactGCAGCATCGGGAAGCAGGGCTAAGGAGAGTAAGGGAGTCTGAGCTGCCTAGAGGGGCAGAGATGCactgggagagggaggcagggggactgAGAAGAGGCAGGGAGATGTCACTGcactgggagagagacagggaggcagagctccaatgggagagggagagaaaggccgACTATTGGCACCGGAGGGCCTACAGGCTTCAGGACCACGAGCTACCTGCCTTCTCCTTTGACCCTCTGCCGTCTGGCCACCCTGCGTACCCAGAGGCGTCTTGCTCCCACGGCCACGCCCACCTGGACCTGAagtacagcagcagcagtggctacCAGACCCCGCACCAGGTCTGCCTCTGCTCCCACTACCAGCCCTCCCCCTCTGAGAGCAGGGGTTATGCCTCAGGTTACCAGTCTGAGTCCAcctcccctctgccccctccctccaccctgtcaGGCCCCTGCAGCCACACCAGAGGGCCAGCAGACCACCACCCCGAAGCCCACACTCAGCAGTTCCCATCTGAGAGCCAGACAG ATGGAAGGGGGGTGAGTGAGAACGTGAGTTGGCGGGACCACATCTCCCAGGGTTCCTTCAAGAGGATGCATCCTTCAAGAGATGTCCCGTGTTCCACGCCCTCTGACCTCTCTAGGCCGCCCACCCCTGTTCTCACCAGCAGCCCTCTGTGCACACAAGAAAG CCTCAGTGTAAGTGTGCACTCACTAGTTGGATCGACTGACATAGTCAACAGTGACTGTGAGTCTGTCCAGTCTCAGGATAGGCCCggcagtgctgctgctcagggGTCGCAGGTCAGCCAGCAACACATCCCTGaccctttacagtctacatccgTGACACCCACACCTTCCCCCACCCAACCCAACAGCCGCTGGACCACACTGACAGCAACACAACCTCCCTCACCCTACCAGCCCCAGAACCACAGCGCTACATCTTCACCCTACCAGCCCCAGAACCACAGCGCTACATCTTCACCCTACCAGCCCCAGAACCACAGCGCTACATCTTCACCCTACCAGCCCCAGAACCGCAGCGCTACATCTTCACCCTACCAGCCCCAGAACCACAGTGCTACATCTTCACCCTACCAGCCCCAGAACCACAGCGCTACATCTTCACCCTACCAGCCCCAGAACCACAGCGCTACATCTTCACCCTACCAGCCCCAGAACCACAGTGCTACATCTTCACCCTACCAGCCCCAGAACCACAGTGCTACACCTTCACCCCACCAGCCCCAGAACCACAGTGCTACACCTTCACCCCACCAGCCCCAGAACCACAGTGCTACATCTTCACCCCACCAGCCCCAGAACCACAGTGCTACACCTTCACCCCACCAGCCCCAGAACCACAGTGCTACATCTTCACCCCACCAGCCCCAGAACCACAGTGCTACATCTTCACCCCACCAGCCCCAGAACCACAGTGCTACATCTTCACCCCACCAGCCCCAGAACCACAGTGCTACATCTTCACCCCACCAGCCCCAGAACCACAGTGCTACACCTTCACCCCACCAGCCCCAGAACCACAGTGCTACATCTTCACCCCACCAGCCCCAGAACCACAGTGCTACATCTTCACCCCACCAGCCCCAGAACCACAATGCTACACCTTCACCCCACCAGCCCCAGAACCACAGTGCTACATCTTCACCCCACCAGCCCCAGAACCACAGCGCTACGTCTTCTCCCCAACAGCCCCAGAACCACAGAGCTACATATTCACCCCACCAGCCCCAGAACCACAGTGCTACATCTTCACCCCACCAGCCCCAGAACCACAGCGCTAAATCTTCACCCCACCAGCCCCAGAACCACAGTGCTACATCTTCACCCCAGCAGCCCCAGAACCACAGCGCTACATCTTCACCCCACCAGCCCCAGAACCACAGCGCTACATCTTCACCCCACCAGCCCCAGAACCACAGCGCTACATATTCACCCCACCAGCCCCAGAACCACAGTACTACACCTTCACCCCACCAGCCCCAAAACCACAGTACTACACCTTCACCCCACCAGCCCCAGAACCACAGTGCTACATTTTCACCCCACCAGCCCCAGAACTACATTGCTACATCTTCACCCTCAACTACAACCGGCCAGCCCAGCAACCACTGCCACCCTGCTACACCCACTCAGACACCCACTGAGAAAGCTAGCCTAACTGGTCCAAAGACCACCCATCCTACAGAGACTGCTGTACTGCCTCCTGTTGCCCAGCCCCAGTTCCAGTCCCCCAACCCTGTACCTGGAGCATGTCCACTCAGGAAACTGACCACAGAGGTCCCTAAATCCAGCTCCACCCTCACCTCGGCCCCTTCCTCCCCCCAGCCTCCCATCAGCAGTCTAGAGGGGTTCCCCTCCTCAGAGCCTCCTGTGCCCGGCTTCGCCACCCTGGGCCGGAGGTTGATGCTGGTCACTGAGCCCCCAGGACCCCTGCAGCACCACCCTGGCATGGAGGGCAGCACCAGTGGGCACTCTCCAGCCCCTGAGGTACACACCACCCCCACATTCCCCATCTCTGCCACCGGCTGCTATCCCCCATCAGTCCCACATGTGCCATACTTGAGCTACACTGCTGTCACCATCCCCCAGTGCCCACTCCCAGAGAAACGGGGTCAGTCTGCCCAGCCAGGGTCGCCTAATTGCGGGGTGAGGACCCTGAGGCCAACCCCCTCACAGCACCATGTCACCTTCTCTCCAACGGTGGGGGAGATGGCGCCCCCTGCAGGCCAAGGGGAGGGAGTGCTATCTCTGGAGAGTGAGATGGCAGGCAGAGTCAATGTTACGTTTGTCCAGGACAACTCACGCTTCTGGTACAAGCCTGGCATCTCCAGGGACCAAG CCATAGCTGCGCTGAAGGAGAGAGAACCAGGGGCCTTTCTCATCCGGGACAGCAACTCCTTCCAGGGAGCCTATGGCCTGGCGCTGAAAGTGGCCACCCCGCCCGCTAACCTCAACAACCCCAGCAGCAGAG tggtcgaTCCATTGGAGCAGCTGGTGCGACACTTCCTGATTGAGACGGGCCCCCGTGGAGTGAAGATCAAAGGGTGTCAGAATGAGCCCCACTTTG gGAGTTTGTCTGCGTTAGTATACCAGCATTCCATCACTCCCATCTCTCTGCCCTGTTCCCTACGGATCCCAGAGAAAG ATCCCATTGGAGAAATGCAGGAGCTGCAGTCGACTGCTAGTAACATGAGCACAGCTTCAGACCTACTCAAACAGGGTGCAG cctGTAATGTGCTTTACCTGAACTCTGTGGAGACTGAGTCACTGACCGGACCCCAGGCCATCTCCAGAGCAACCGGAGCCACCCTGGCACAGAACCCCCGGCCAGCGGCCACAGTGGTCCACTTCAAAGTGTCCTCACAGGGCATCACACTGACCGACAGCCAGCGCAG ggTGTTCTTCAGGAGACACTACCCAGTCAACAGTGTGACCTTCAGCAGCATCGACCCCCAGGACAGGAG GTGGACTAACTCAGACAGCACAACTTCTAA GGTGTTTGGGTTTGTAGCCAAGAAGCCAGGCAGCATGGCAGAGAACGTGTGTCATCTGTTTGCCGAGCTCGACCCGGAGCAGCCTGCCTCAGCCATCGTCAACTTCATCAACAAGGTGATGTTAGGGCCGCAgcgcaggtag